A genomic segment from Candidatus Poribacteria bacterium encodes:
- the rplL gene encoding 50S ribosomal protein L7/L12 produces the protein MALSKEEIIEAISNMTVLELSELVKALEEKFGVTASAPVMMGPMPGMPGAAAGEAAEAAEAEEEKTEFDVVLASFGDKKIQVIKEVRAITGLGLKEAKEKVESAPTTIKEGISKEEAEQIKERLEAVGATVEIK, from the coding sequence ATGGCTCTCAGCAAAGAGGAGATAATCGAAGCTATATCTAACATGACCGTTCTGGAGCTTTCAGAGCTGGTAAAGGCTCTGGAGGAGAAATTCGGAGTGACGGCCTCCGCTCCGGTTATGATGGGGCCGATGCCCGGAATGCCCGGAGCCGCTGCAGGTGAAGCCGCTGAGGCAGCAGAAGCCGAGGAGGAGAAGACGGAGTTCGACGTCGTCCTGGCCTCTTTTGGCGATAAGAAGATCCAAGTGATCAAAGAGGTAAGGGCCATAACCGGCCTCGGACTTAAAGAGGCTAAGGAGAAAGTTGAGAGCGCCCCGACCACCATCAAAGAGGGGATCTCTAAGGAAGAGGCCGAGCAGATCAAGGAGAGACTGGAGGCCGTCGGCGCTACCGTCGAGATCAAGTAG